Proteins encoded within one genomic window of Amorphoplanes friuliensis DSM 7358:
- a CDS encoding nitroreductase/quinone reductase family protein, which yields MTALDHLPDRIRRAIEITPAAGTHERIVDITTIGRRTGRPRRIEIFFYRAHGATYLCSGAGGGATSWHANLLANPAFTFHLKNGVRADLPAHAFTVTDPTERADVLAAIVDDLNQPHDPGTIRPTRLQDWASSRLMRVVFD from the coding sequence ATGACAGCCCTGGACCATCTGCCCGACAGGATCAGGCGGGCCATCGAGATCACGCCCGCGGCCGGAACGCATGAGCGGATCGTGGACATCACCACGATCGGACGGCGTACCGGCCGGCCTCGCCGCATCGAGATCTTCTTCTACCGCGCCCACGGCGCCACCTATCTGTGCAGCGGAGCGGGCGGCGGCGCGACCAGCTGGCACGCGAACCTGCTGGCGAACCCTGCTTTCACCTTCCACCTCAAGAACGGCGTCAGGGCCGATCTGCCGGCGCACGCGTTCACGGTCACGGATCCCACCGAACGCGCCGACGTGCTCGCCGCCATCGTCGACGACCTCAACCAGCCCCACGACCCCGGCACGATCAGGCCGACCCGGTTGCAGGACTGGGCCTCCAGCAGGCTGATGCGCGTCGTCTTCGACTGA
- a CDS encoding helix-turn-helix transcriptional regulator, with protein MSNTRMGEFLRSRRERLTPADVGLPDRARRRTPGLRREEVADLAGIGVDWYIRLEQGRAVSASAATLDALARALRLDPTERAHLQELAGGNHRPPFVREKVPAAIRRIVTSLPQPAYVTGRRWDMLLANAAAIELFPGMVAGNVLEYLLLSPEAREVFGMSWATEARRVTAQFRAAYAVWAGDPSFEQVRETLALSPEFRRWWEQHDIRHSRAGAKTLRGRRYTYATFQANDDPSLRLAVYTPDDR; from the coding sequence ATGAGCAATACCAGGATGGGCGAGTTCCTGCGCTCCCGGCGGGAACGGCTCACCCCCGCCGACGTCGGGTTGCCCGACCGCGCCCGGCGACGCACCCCCGGCCTGCGCCGCGAGGAGGTCGCCGACCTGGCCGGCATCGGGGTCGACTGGTACATCCGGCTCGAGCAGGGCCGCGCGGTCAGTGCGTCGGCGGCGACCCTCGACGCGCTGGCCCGGGCGCTGCGACTGGACCCCACCGAGCGGGCCCACCTGCAGGAGCTGGCCGGCGGCAACCACCGCCCACCGTTCGTCCGGGAGAAGGTGCCCGCGGCGATCCGGCGGATCGTCACCAGCCTGCCGCAGCCCGCGTACGTCACCGGCCGACGCTGGGACATGCTGCTCGCCAACGCCGCGGCGATCGAGCTGTTCCCCGGCATGGTGGCGGGCAACGTCCTGGAATATCTCCTGCTGTCCCCTGAGGCGCGGGAGGTGTTCGGCATGAGCTGGGCGACCGAGGCGCGCCGGGTGACGGCCCAGTTCCGGGCGGCCTACGCCGTGTGGGCCGGGGATCCATCCTTCGAGCAGGTGCGCGAGACGCTGGCCCTCAGTCCCGAGTTCCGGCGCTGGTGGGAGCAGCACGACATCCGGCACAGCCGGGCCGGCGCCAAGACCCTGCGGGGCCGGCGCTACACGTACGCGACGTTCCAGGCCAACGACGATCCGTCCCTGAGACTCGCCGTCTACACCCCCGACGACCGGTGA
- a CDS encoding alcohol dehydrogenase catalytic domain-containing protein, with protein MRAVILHEFGRPVEITTVADPVAGAGDVVVDVVATGVLPYTGEVLSGARRYALTLPVIPGPGAVGRVRSAGPDATRLAPGDWVLVDPTVRSRDGGLTPDITLQGWSARGDGGLVLQRYFGNGAFAEQVLAPAENVFPIGDIDPADAPRWVAAGVCLVPYGGLRAGELRPGETVLVSGATGNYGSIAIAVALAMGAGIVVAPGRNADLLDALVRRFGTRVRPVRLTGDEGADRAAMLAAAGPVDLVLDLLPPQAPAAAARAAAMTAREHGRVVLMGGVGMLGGDDLALPYPWLMRNSITVRGQWMYPPAANTELIRMVATGLLDLSLFDVTTFSLDETEKAVADAAAHARNFHLTTICPR; from the coding sequence ATGAGAGCTGTCATCCTGCACGAGTTCGGCCGTCCGGTGGAGATCACGACGGTGGCGGATCCGGTGGCCGGCGCCGGGGACGTGGTCGTCGACGTGGTCGCAACGGGCGTGCTGCCGTACACCGGCGAGGTCCTGAGCGGGGCCCGGCGTTACGCGCTGACGCTGCCGGTGATCCCCGGGCCCGGCGCGGTCGGCCGGGTCCGCTCGGCCGGGCCGGACGCCACCCGGCTGGCCCCCGGCGACTGGGTGCTCGTCGACCCGACCGTCCGCTCCCGCGACGGCGGCCTCACCCCCGACATCACGCTGCAGGGGTGGAGCGCCCGCGGGGACGGTGGCCTAGTGCTGCAACGGTATTTCGGCAACGGTGCCTTCGCCGAACAGGTTCTGGCACCGGCCGAGAACGTCTTCCCGATCGGAGACATCGATCCCGCGGATGCGCCACGGTGGGTTGCCGCCGGCGTGTGCCTGGTGCCGTACGGCGGACTGCGGGCCGGCGAGCTGCGGCCCGGTGAGACGGTGCTGGTCAGTGGCGCGACGGGCAACTACGGCAGCATCGCGATCGCGGTGGCACTGGCGATGGGTGCGGGCATCGTCGTGGCGCCCGGCCGCAATGCCGATCTGCTCGACGCTCTGGTCCGGCGCTTCGGAACCCGGGTGCGGCCGGTGCGGCTGACCGGGGACGAGGGCGCCGACCGTGCGGCGATGCTCGCCGCCGCAGGCCCGGTCGACCTGGTGCTCGACCTGCTGCCGCCGCAGGCGCCTGCCGCTGCCGCGCGGGCGGCGGCGATGACGGCCCGCGAGCACGGCCGGGTTGTCCTGATGGGCGGTGTCGGAATGCTCGGCGGCGACGACCTTGCTCTGCCGTACCCGTGGCTGATGCGCAACAGCATCACGGTCCGCGGCCAGTGGATGTATCCGCCCGCGGCCAACACCGAGCTGATCCGGATGGTCGCCACCGGCCTGCTCGACCTGTCCCTCTTCGACGTGACCACGTTCTCCCTGGACGAGACGGAGAAAGCGGTCGCCGACGCGGCAGCCCACGCCAGGAACTTCCACCTGACCACGATCTGCCCCCGCTGA
- a CDS encoding S8 family serine peptidase, translating into MVKRTRGILRTAAAAVLPLALAGGSAVAPAGAAMAFGGGWAGRWLSTATGTAAGTSLRDVRAIIGADTGAAANLTGAGVGVALLDTGVAPVDGLPAGQLVNGPDLSFESQAANLRYLDTYGHGTHMAGIIVGNDPASGSRGIAPGAKLTSVKLGTANGAVDVSQVIAAIDWVVENRNHDPANPIRVLNLSYGSGGNPSAWTDPLQFAVEQAWKAGIVVVAAAGNDGNAATMLTNPATDPFVIAVGAAATKGTLSTADDDLAPFTNSGTADKVPDVLAPGESILSLRDPGSSIDVAYPGARSGTTLFRGSGTSQAAAVTSAAAALLLQAKPWLTPDQVKSALKGGTTLATGKAGSMRLKEVNVNNALGLTPLLTSTQLYVPSNGSGNLDDARGLSRVVSNNVKLSGEFTVFGPFHSANWAAYSATGNSWVGGTWMGNPIAGNGWTGTSFASKTWGAATWLGAPWGGVQSWTDPTWSGRAWSGRAWSTGAWTGARFSSSEDWTTSLWG; encoded by the coding sequence ATGGTCAAGCGGACAAGAGGAATTCTGCGTACTGCCGCGGCGGCAGTGCTGCCGCTTGCCCTGGCCGGTGGTTCCGCGGTTGCTCCTGCCGGTGCGGCCATGGCGTTCGGCGGTGGCTGGGCGGGGCGGTGGCTGAGCACCGCGACCGGTACGGCGGCCGGCACCTCACTGCGGGACGTGCGCGCCATCATCGGTGCCGACACCGGCGCCGCGGCGAACCTGACCGGTGCCGGCGTCGGCGTAGCGCTGCTCGACACCGGCGTCGCGCCCGTGGACGGGTTGCCCGCCGGGCAGCTCGTCAACGGCCCCGACCTGTCGTTCGAGTCCCAGGCGGCGAACCTGCGCTACCTCGACACGTACGGCCACGGCACGCACATGGCGGGCATCATTGTCGGCAACGACCCGGCCAGCGGCAGCCGGGGCATCGCACCCGGCGCCAAGCTGACGTCGGTCAAGCTGGGCACCGCCAACGGCGCTGTCGACGTCTCCCAGGTGATCGCCGCGATCGACTGGGTGGTGGAGAACCGCAACCACGACCCGGCGAACCCGATCCGCGTGCTCAACCTCTCGTACGGCAGCGGCGGGAACCCCTCGGCCTGGACCGACCCGCTGCAGTTCGCCGTCGAGCAGGCGTGGAAGGCCGGCATCGTCGTGGTTGCCGCGGCCGGCAACGACGGCAACGCCGCCACGATGCTCACCAACCCGGCGACCGACCCGTTTGTCATCGCGGTCGGCGCGGCCGCCACCAAGGGCACCCTGTCCACCGCCGACGACGACCTGGCCCCGTTCACCAACAGCGGTACGGCCGACAAGGTGCCGGACGTGCTGGCACCGGGCGAGTCGATCCTGTCGTTGCGTGACCCCGGATCGAGCATCGACGTCGCGTACCCGGGTGCCCGCAGCGGCACCACGCTGTTCCGCGGGAGCGGCACCTCGCAGGCCGCCGCCGTCACCTCCGCGGCTGCCGCCCTGCTGCTGCAGGCCAAGCCGTGGCTGACCCCGGACCAGGTGAAGAGCGCGCTCAAGGGCGGCACCACGCTGGCCACCGGCAAGGCCGGCTCGATGCGGCTCAAGGAGGTCAACGTCAACAACGCGCTGGGCCTGACGCCGCTCCTGACCAGCACACAGCTCTACGTGCCCTCGAATGGCAGCGGCAACCTCGACGACGCCCGCGGCCTCAGCCGGGTGGTGAGCAACAACGTCAAGCTCTCCGGCGAGTTCACCGTCTTCGGGCCGTTCCACAGCGCGAACTGGGCCGCGTACTCCGCCACCGGCAACTCCTGGGTCGGGGGTACCTGGATGGGCAACCCGATCGCCGGCAATGGCTGGACCGGCACGTCCTTCGCCTCCAAGACGTGGGGCGCGGCGACCTGGCTCGGAGCTCCCTGGGGCGGTGTCCAGTCCTGGACCGACCCGACCTGGTCGGGCCGGGCATGGTCGGGCCGCGCCTGGTCCACCGGCGCCTGGACCGGCGCCCGCTTCTCCTCCAGCGAGGACTGGACCACGTCACTCTGGGGCTGA
- a CDS encoding FAD-dependent monooxygenase: MPDNSVLIAGGGIAGLALERALRRQGVPSALVERDPDGGLGGLAIHLTGNAIAALHTLGLGEGIEQLGRPVRRREYRSNKNRLLCTMDEEALWAPGSRPRLVRRTDLMALLAEAPDGGESRRVATVTSVRPTTAGAAVTFADGHVEEHGLVAGADGVHSVVRTELLGASGTRAALLSTASWRGMAPNPGVDCLTVWMGRGSAAILIPLSDDEAYFYASSVQGGPVENDPSWLGRTFGDFAGPIPEVVDALMADPSRLYHSPVTEVRIPEWSKGRCVLIGDAAHATAPVWGAGAGLAMEDALVLADVLAEGDWDTAGARFEARRRARVGHIAKMTDLTSRGAGTPVWIRGLLLPRTYRATYLPMRRPLDLRPR; the protein is encoded by the coding sequence GTGCCCGACAACTCAGTCCTCATCGCGGGCGGCGGCATCGCCGGCCTGGCCCTCGAGCGCGCGCTGCGCCGGCAGGGCGTGCCGTCGGCCCTGGTGGAACGCGATCCCGACGGCGGTCTCGGCGGTCTGGCCATCCATCTCACCGGGAACGCGATCGCCGCCCTGCACACGCTCGGCCTCGGGGAGGGCATCGAGCAACTCGGCCGTCCGGTCCGGCGGCGGGAGTACCGCAGCAACAAGAACCGTCTCCTGTGCACCATGGACGAGGAGGCGCTCTGGGCTCCCGGCAGCCGGCCCCGGCTCGTTCGCCGGACGGATCTGATGGCCCTGCTCGCGGAGGCCCCGGACGGCGGGGAGTCGCGGCGGGTCGCCACCGTGACCTCGGTACGACCGACCACGGCCGGTGCGGCGGTCACCTTCGCCGACGGTCACGTCGAGGAGCACGGGCTGGTGGCCGGGGCCGACGGGGTGCACTCGGTCGTTCGCACCGAGCTTCTCGGGGCGTCGGGCACCCGCGCCGCGCTGCTCAGCACGGCGAGCTGGCGGGGCATGGCACCGAACCCGGGCGTGGACTGCCTGACCGTGTGGATGGGCCGCGGCAGTGCCGCCATCCTCATCCCGTTGTCGGACGACGAGGCGTACTTCTACGCCTCGTCGGTCCAGGGTGGACCCGTCGAGAACGATCCGTCGTGGCTCGGGCGTACGTTCGGCGACTTCGCGGGGCCGATCCCCGAGGTGGTCGACGCGCTCATGGCCGACCCGTCCCGGCTGTACCACTCGCCGGTCACCGAGGTCCGCATCCCGGAGTGGAGCAAGGGCCGCTGCGTGCTGATCGGCGACGCAGCCCATGCGACCGCGCCGGTCTGGGGTGCCGGGGCCGGGCTGGCTATGGAGGACGCTCTTGTCCTGGCCGACGTGCTCGCCGAGGGTGACTGGGACACCGCCGGCGCCCGCTTCGAGGCGCGACGCCGGGCCCGGGTCGGTCACATCGCGAAGATGACCGACCTGACCAGCCGCGGCGCCGGGACACCGGTGTGGATCCGCGGCCTGCTGCTGCCCCGGACCTACCGCGCGACCTACCTGCCGATGCGCCGGCCGCTGGACCTGCGCCCGCGGTGA
- a CDS encoding GGDEF domain-containing protein, whose amino-acid sequence MIHLSPVPAPVEAARVAALAAELDELENHESHDVQEILARATAAAEAADRSGDEVLGHRARLVQADMRRREGDLGSAARTFLATHRWAEQNDCRPLRARSHFHLALTYHYLGDHAASLEHALSAVELLDDDEPHGLRIIHLIRLANSLAEAGSTEAARDRYRQAERIAVGIGDLTRQLLVLNNLAYTEHEAGNVDIAWSAVERMRAVARAIGREFLIVERDTIANIQVSLGRYAEAEETLRDVYDSPPWFEAHDVAEASLTLAAAQRRLGALDRAQASLDHCRSLCDEHQLAGVRVRGLAEQAELYAAAGDHLAAFEEYKRFHAATEELRSTQLEARARSRQAMFETAEARRDAEHYREQARRDPLTGLYNRRFIDERLPQAMAEALAAGTPLTVALIDLDFFKRINDTLSHDVGDRVLVAVAVLLSARQDSLAPDGFAARMGGEEFLVVLPGVSAADAPERLETIRHDVASYRWAPTTGELPVTVSIGAVSVRAEGDQSQAALLAEADRRLYAAKDTGRNRVVARPVQP is encoded by the coding sequence GTGATTCACCTGTCGCCCGTTCCCGCGCCGGTCGAGGCCGCGCGTGTCGCCGCCCTGGCGGCCGAGCTGGACGAGCTGGAGAACCACGAGAGTCACGACGTACAGGAGATCCTGGCCCGGGCCACCGCGGCGGCCGAGGCGGCCGATCGGTCCGGGGACGAGGTTCTCGGGCACCGGGCCCGGCTGGTGCAGGCCGACATGCGCCGCCGCGAGGGTGATCTCGGCTCCGCTGCCCGGACGTTCCTGGCGACCCACCGCTGGGCGGAGCAGAACGACTGCCGGCCGCTGCGCGCGCGCAGCCACTTCCATCTGGCGCTGACCTACCACTACCTCGGTGATCACGCCGCCAGCCTGGAACACGCCCTGAGCGCGGTCGAGCTGCTCGACGACGACGAGCCGCACGGTCTGCGCATCATCCATCTCATCCGTCTCGCGAACTCGCTGGCCGAGGCCGGCTCCACCGAGGCGGCCCGGGACCGGTACAGGCAGGCCGAGCGCATCGCCGTCGGCATCGGCGACCTGACCCGGCAGCTGCTCGTGCTGAACAACCTCGCGTACACCGAGCACGAGGCCGGCAACGTCGACATTGCGTGGTCGGCCGTCGAGCGCATGCGTGCCGTGGCCCGGGCGATCGGGCGCGAGTTCCTCATCGTCGAGCGCGACACGATCGCGAACATCCAGGTCAGCCTGGGCCGGTACGCCGAGGCCGAGGAGACCCTGCGGGACGTGTACGACTCCCCGCCGTGGTTCGAGGCGCACGACGTCGCCGAGGCGTCCCTGACCCTGGCTGCAGCGCAGCGGCGCCTGGGTGCCCTCGACCGCGCCCAGGCCAGCCTCGACCACTGCCGGTCGCTGTGCGACGAGCACCAGCTGGCCGGCGTCCGCGTCCGCGGCCTCGCCGAACAGGCCGAGCTGTACGCCGCAGCCGGCGACCATCTGGCCGCGTTCGAGGAGTACAAGCGTTTCCACGCGGCGACCGAGGAGCTGCGCTCGACACAGCTGGAGGCCCGCGCCCGCAGCCGCCAGGCGATGTTCGAGACCGCCGAGGCCCGCCGCGACGCCGAGCACTACCGGGAACAGGCGCGCCGCGACCCGCTCACCGGGCTCTACAACCGCCGGTTCATCGACGAGCGGCTGCCCCAGGCCATGGCGGAGGCACTCGCGGCCGGTACGCCGCTCACGGTCGCCCTGATCGACCTCGACTTCTTCAAGCGGATCAACGACACGCTGTCCCACGACGTCGGCGACCGGGTCCTGGTGGCGGTGGCCGTCCTGTTGTCGGCCCGGCAGGACAGCCTGGCTCCCGACGGCTTCGCGGCCCGCATGGGCGGCGAGGAGTTCCTGGTCGTCCTGCCCGGCGTGAGCGCCGCCGACGCACCCGAGCGGCTGGAGACGATCCGGCACGACGTCGCCTCCTACCGCTGGGCACCGACAACTGGTGAACTGCCGGTGACCGTCAGCATCGGCGCCGTGAGCGTCCGGGCGGAGGGCGATCAGAGCCAGGCCGCCCTGCTCGCCGAGGCTGACCGCCGGCTGTACGCGGCGAAGGACACCGGCCGCAACCGCGTCGTCGCCCGGCCCGTCCAGCCGTAA
- a CDS encoding PQQ-dependent sugar dehydrogenase, giving the protein MSSFVGSQPATAVALPSGFQEQIVFSGLSSPVDLEFAPDGRVFVAEKGGKIKVFDDLADTTPAVFADLSANVHNQWDRGLLGMTLAPNFPADPYVYVLYTYDAPPGQTAPVWNDVCANANDGRCVVTGRLSRLRAAGNTMTGSEQVLLHDWCQQFPSHSIGDITFGADGMLYVAAGDGASFSAVDYGQFPSGAPTNPCADPANEGGALRAQDIRTSGDETQLDGALLRLDPATGAAAAGNPNLGAADADTRRIVANGLRNPYRITMRPGTSEAWISDTGWNAWEEVNRVVDATAGVTNFGWPCWEGNARQSGYDSANLPICEALYTQPSGTHTAPFVAWNHSSKLVAGEACPTGSSSSTGVAFYPADGGSYPAAYNGAVFFADYSRRCIWASLPSTPGGLPNAAEVRTFVSDAASPVDLEVGPGGELYYADLGGTIRRVRYFPGNQPPSAVIDATPTQGPTPLTVTFNGAGSTDPDPADEGRLRYAWDFTDDGITDSTSPTASFTYTTAGSYTARLTVTDTLNATGTATIAVAPGNEAPTAIIDTPVATTTWKVGDTIGFSGHATDPQQGTLAASRLDWDLVMHHCSTPDTCHAHGIRSWNGVASGSFEAPDHEYPSYLELKLVATDQQGLTHAVTRRLEPRTVDLTFNSAPAGLQLAVGSSSGITPFTRTVIQGSTNSVSAPSPQNSSTFTSWSDNGAQSHVITAPTAATTYTATYAAAPVSQRIGYTQVGASLDSGDVNHMNGSRFVTGAEAATVTSMSVYSKGVQAAPNNQYQLAIYADSNGSPGARLATSTTGTLTANSWNTRPISAALTANTPYWLMYNTNGDNNMSYDAGTANQGAWSGSTAFGTWPATFGTASRWNAKFSIYATTGADTAAPTVTSTNPAAGATAVAPNAPITVRFSEAMAAGTITQANLELRGPGGTLVNRLVTYDTTQQTATITPSAALAASTPYTVTVRTGVTDAAGNALAANHQFSFTTADPSAPRFGYDRVGGSLDSGDMNFMNGSRFVNGSTALTISQISVYAKSVQASPGNQYQVAVYTDADGSPGTLVASSTSGSLTANAWNSRPVAATLAPNTAYWLVYNTNGDNNLSYDTGSANQGAWSQSRPFGTWPASFGSSSRWTAKFSIYAS; this is encoded by the coding sequence ATGTCATCGTTTGTCGGCTCACAACCCGCGACAGCGGTCGCACTGCCGAGCGGTTTCCAGGAGCAGATCGTCTTCAGCGGGCTGAGCTCGCCGGTCGATCTGGAGTTCGCCCCGGACGGGCGCGTGTTCGTCGCCGAGAAGGGCGGCAAGATCAAGGTCTTCGACGACCTCGCCGACACCACCCCGGCGGTCTTCGCCGACCTGTCGGCCAACGTGCACAACCAGTGGGACCGCGGCCTGCTCGGCATGACGCTGGCGCCGAACTTCCCGGCCGACCCGTACGTCTACGTGCTGTACACCTACGACGCGCCGCCCGGGCAGACCGCCCCGGTCTGGAACGACGTGTGCGCCAACGCCAACGACGGGCGGTGTGTGGTCACCGGGCGGTTGTCGCGCCTGCGGGCCGCCGGCAACACGATGACCGGCAGCGAGCAGGTGCTGCTGCACGACTGGTGCCAGCAGTTCCCGAGCCACTCCATCGGTGACATCACCTTCGGTGCCGACGGGATGCTCTACGTCGCCGCCGGTGACGGCGCGAGCTTCAGCGCGGTCGACTACGGCCAGTTCCCCTCGGGGGCGCCGACCAACCCGTGTGCCGACCCGGCCAATGAGGGCGGTGCCCTGCGGGCGCAGGACATCCGAACCTCGGGTGACGAGACCCAGCTGGACGGCGCGTTGCTGCGCCTCGATCCGGCGACCGGAGCGGCGGCGGCCGGGAACCCCAACCTCGGTGCGGCCGACGCGGACACCCGCCGGATCGTCGCCAACGGCCTGCGTAACCCGTACCGGATCACCATGCGGCCGGGGACCAGTGAGGCCTGGATCTCCGACACCGGGTGGAACGCCTGGGAGGAGGTCAACCGCGTGGTCGACGCCACCGCGGGCGTGACCAATTTCGGCTGGCCCTGCTGGGAGGGCAACGCCCGCCAGTCCGGCTACGACAGCGCCAACCTGCCCATCTGCGAAGCCCTCTACACCCAGCCCTCGGGTACGCACACCGCGCCGTTCGTCGCCTGGAACCACTCCAGCAAGCTGGTCGCGGGTGAGGCCTGCCCGACCGGCAGCTCGTCGTCGACCGGCGTGGCGTTCTACCCGGCGGACGGCGGCTCCTACCCGGCGGCGTACAACGGTGCGGTCTTCTTCGCCGACTACTCCCGCCGGTGCATCTGGGCCTCGCTGCCGTCCACGCCGGGCGGCCTGCCCAACGCCGCCGAGGTGCGCACCTTCGTCTCCGACGCGGCCAGCCCGGTCGACCTCGAGGTCGGTCCCGGCGGGGAGCTGTACTACGCCGACCTGGGCGGCACCATCCGCCGGGTGCGCTACTTCCCGGGCAACCAGCCGCCGAGTGCGGTCATCGACGCGACGCCGACACAGGGCCCGACGCCGCTGACCGTGACCTTCAACGGTGCCGGCTCCACGGACCCCGATCCGGCCGACGAGGGCCGCCTGCGCTACGCCTGGGACTTCACCGACGACGGCATCACCGACTCGACCTCGCCGACGGCCAGCTTCACCTACACCACGGCGGGCTCCTACACCGCGCGGCTGACAGTGACCGACACGTTGAACGCGACGGGCACCGCCACGATCGCCGTCGCGCCCGGCAACGAGGCACCCACGGCGATCATCGACACACCGGTCGCGACCACCACCTGGAAGGTCGGCGACACGATCGGCTTCTCCGGTCACGCCACCGATCCGCAGCAGGGCACCCTGGCCGCGTCGCGCCTCGACTGGGACCTGGTCATGCACCACTGCTCCACACCGGACACCTGCCATGCGCACGGCATCCGCAGCTGGAACGGCGTGGCGTCCGGGTCGTTCGAGGCGCCCGACCACGAGTATCCGTCGTACCTCGAGCTCAAGCTCGTGGCCACGGACCAGCAGGGGCTCACGCACGCGGTGACACGGCGGCTGGAGCCCAGGACGGTCGACCTGACTTTCAACTCCGCACCGGCCGGGCTGCAGCTCGCCGTCGGCTCGTCGTCGGGCATCACACCGTTCACCCGTACGGTGATCCAGGGCTCGACGAACTCGGTGTCCGCGCCGTCGCCGCAGAATTCGTCGACGTTCACGTCGTGGTCCGACAACGGGGCACAGAGCCACGTCATCACCGCGCCGACGGCGGCCACCACGTACACCGCGACCTATGCGGCCGCACCCGTCTCGCAGCGGATCGGCTACACCCAGGTCGGGGCGTCGCTGGACTCCGGCGACGTGAACCACATGAACGGCTCTCGGTTCGTCACCGGGGCCGAGGCGGCGACGGTCACGTCCATGTCGGTGTACTCCAAGGGCGTGCAGGCGGCACCGAACAACCAGTACCAGCTCGCGATCTACGCCGACTCGAACGGCTCACCGGGTGCGCGGCTGGCCACCAGCACGACCGGCACGCTGACCGCCAACTCGTGGAACACCCGGCCGATCAGCGCGGCGCTGACCGCGAACACCCCGTACTGGCTGATGTACAACACCAACGGCGACAACAACATGAGTTACGACGCCGGAACGGCCAACCAGGGGGCGTGGAGCGGCTCCACGGCGTTCGGCACCTGGCCGGCGACGTTCGGCACGGCCAGCCGGTGGAACGCGAAGTTCTCCATCTACGCGACCACCGGTGCGGACACCGCCGCGCCGACGGTGACTTCGACCAACCCGGCCGCCGGTGCGACCGCCGTGGCACCCAACGCGCCGATCACCGTACGGTTCAGCGAGGCCATGGCGGCGGGCACGATCACGCAGGCCAACCTCGAACTGCGGGGCCCGGGCGGCACGCTGGTCAACCGGCTGGTCACCTACGACACGACCCAGCAGACGGCTACGATCACGCCGTCCGCGGCGCTGGCCGCCTCAACGCCGTACACCGTGACGGTCCGGACGGGCGTGACCGACGCGGCGGGCAACGCGCTCGCGGCCAACCACCAGTTCTCGTTCACCACGGCCGACCCGAGCGCCCCGCGGTTCGGGTACGACCGGGTGGGCGGCTCGCTCGACTCCGGCGACATGAACTTCATGAACGGCTCGCGCTTCGTCAACGGGTCCACCGCGCTGACCATCAGCCAGATCTCCGTCTACGCCAAGTCGGTGCAGGCCTCGCCGGGCAACCAGTACCAGGTGGCGGTCTACACCGATGCGGATGGCTCACCGGGCACGCTGGTCGCGTCGAGCACGTCCGGCTCGCTGACGGCCAACGCGTGGAACAGCCGGCCGGTCGCCGCGACGCTGGCCCCGAACACGGCGTACTGGCTGGTGTACAACACCAACGGTGACAACAACCTGAGCTACGACACCGGCAGTGCCAACCAGGGTGCCTGGAGCCAGTCGCGCCCGTTCGGCACGTGGCCCGCGTCCTTCGGCTCGTCGTCGCGCTGGACCGCGAAGTTCTCGATCTACGCCTCCTGA
- a CDS encoding TetR/AcrR family transcriptional regulator produces the protein MTRPSAYHQRVAEEKRALIVRAATELFLESGYDRASLARVAERAGVSKATLFKQFPTKAALFDAIVITSWAETGVADMPPAGDLAAGLTVLGRRYATLVTQPEMTDLFRIVIAELPRFPELAKAHFSQGKLPYFESVRSYLVTERDAGTAAIADPELAATQFLGMISNYLLWPALVLPGWTVTPARTTAVVDEAVRTMVARYGA, from the coding sequence ATGACCCGACCGTCGGCCTATCACCAGCGGGTGGCGGAGGAGAAGCGCGCGCTCATCGTGCGGGCCGCCACCGAGCTCTTCCTCGAGTCGGGCTACGACCGGGCCTCCCTGGCGCGGGTCGCCGAGCGCGCCGGGGTGTCGAAAGCCACGCTGTTCAAGCAGTTCCCGACCAAGGCGGCGTTGTTCGACGCCATCGTCATCACCTCGTGGGCCGAGACCGGCGTCGCCGACATGCCGCCGGCCGGTGATCTGGCAGCCGGTCTGACGGTGCTCGGCCGGCGTTACGCGACCCTGGTGACCCAGCCGGAGATGACCGACCTGTTCCGCATCGTCATCGCCGAGCTCCCGCGCTTTCCCGAACTGGCCAAGGCGCACTTCTCCCAGGGGAAACTGCCGTACTTCGAGTCCGTCCGGTCGTACCTGGTGACCGAGCGCGACGCGGGGACCGCCGCCATCGCCGATCCGGAGCTGGCCGCCACGCAGTTCCTGGGGATGATCTCCAACTATCTGTTGTGGCCGGCCCTGGTGCTTCCCGGCTGGACAGTCACCCCCGCCCGGACGACCGCGGTGGTGGACGAAGCCGTCCGCACCATGGTGGCGCGGTACGGCGCCTGA